In a single window of the Plasmodium cynomolgi strain B DNA, chromosome 6, whole genome shotgun sequence genome:
- a CDS encoding hypothetical protein (putative), which produces MENEKSTKPNENYKNLVDCYYLLLKKFKKKSSYVIDEFLIKENKESNGTLTIYEDVDSDAFSFLILSMIDSSYDRINRINVLNVQNGNDIIKAICFYMDNIKISELLKKNTKNVRKKSTNVDKKSKLNLKKKGVGREKEPEEEPPNEVVNKNMCNVKSFSLFNSNIDINGIVLLSKSLYDNGYAKLENLSIDCINLNCHCLKYLSLSLCNYNSLKTLSFQYCNMGNDCIKYIIDIVIYLNSSLTTLNLSGNKFNAQGMRALFESFLLNNSLNTIDVSYNMFNLDDSFVETFCKIIVSQTNIWSISLIGNFIENDNLVKINDAMTLNKSISILKLPHE; this is translated from the exons atggagaacgAAAAATCCACCAAACCCAATGAAAACTACAAA aaCCTCGTGGACTGCTACTACTTGTTGCTAAAAAAGTTCAAGAAGAAGAGCTCTTACGTGATAGATGAATTCCTAATAAAG gagaaTAAAGAAAGTAATGGGACCTTAACCATTTACGAGGATGTTGACTCGGatgctttttccttcttaattTTGTCAATGATTGATTCCAGTTACGAC CGTATTAACCGAATCAACGTCCTGAATGTCCAAAACGGAAATGACATAATAAAGGCGATTTGTTTTTACATGGACAACATAAAAATCAGcgaacttttaaaaaaaaacaccaaaaatgtgaggaagaagagcACAAAcgtagataaaaaaagtaaacttaatttaaaaaaaaaaggtgttggaagagaaaaagagcCGGAAGAAGAACCACCCAACGAAGtggttaacaaaaatatgtgtaaTGTTAAATCGTTCAGCCTGTTCAATAGTAACATAGATATAAACGGAATTGTGCTTCTTTCCAAATCGTTGTACGATAATGGTTATGCAAAG CTAGAAAATTTATCCATAGATTGCATTAACTTAAATTGCCACTGCCTCAAGTACCTGTCCCTGTCCCTTTGCAACTATAACAGTTTAAAAACGCTCAGCTTTCaa TACTGCAACATGGGCAACGACTGCATCAAATACATCATAGACATAGTCATATACTTGAACTCTTCTCTAACTACTTTGAATTTAAGCGGGAATAAGTTTAACGCACAAGGGATGCGCGCT CTTTTCGAAAGCTTTTTGCTAAACAACTCCCTAAACACCATAGATGTTTCTTACAACATGTTCAATTTAGATGACTCCTTTGTGGAaacgttttgcaaaattatcgTCAGCCAAACG AACATCTGGAGCATTTCTCTAATTGGGAACTTCATCGAAAATGACAATTTGGTCAAAATAAATGACGCTATGACTCTTAATAAGTCGATTTCTATTTTGAAGCTACCTCACGAGTAA